From Sulfurovum xiamenensis, a single genomic window includes:
- a CDS encoding sensor histidine kinase, with the protein MLALKNKATNSLLRSEKKSLLRFLTLYVAMVIFLITLLSLFYYQSQEKLMLSDQRAMLTKYAYIQTRRLKVLHHFFPERVEYPRDPRFKSAIYDLEHMKIFSLLEDENVRFDAEEIYITNGHIHLVKMLDEFYLGTKYLVIEVKDSGAWRGEIWKNIITYGMVVFIFFMLFGLYLAKLFLKPMRDSIVLLDRFIKDTTHELNTPLSAILANIEMMDTDVMVEKNKTKLARINIAAKTVSVLYKDLTYLMLEEDQQNHDEEIEIKELIYNRVEYFSVLAQSKHIAYDLDLEESTIMMDRRKLTRVIDNLISNAIKYNKRNGTIGIRSREGLLVVWDTGIGIHEEKVPYIFDRYMRFNNSEGGFGIGLSIVKKIVDEYHISIEVDSKEGEGTKMVLRW; encoded by the coding sequence TTGTTAGCATTAAAAAACAAGGCTACAAATTCACTGTTGAGAAGTGAGAAAAAATCTCTATTAAGATTTTTAACACTTTATGTGGCCATGGTCATATTTTTGATCACACTGCTATCACTGTTTTATTATCAAAGTCAGGAAAAACTGATGCTTTCTGATCAGCGGGCGATGCTGACCAAATATGCGTATATCCAAACGAGAAGACTGAAAGTACTGCATCATTTTTTTCCTGAAAGAGTCGAATATCCTCGTGATCCCCGTTTCAAATCAGCGATCTATGATCTAGAACATATGAAAATATTTTCATTACTGGAAGATGAAAATGTACGTTTTGATGCGGAAGAGATCTATATTACGAATGGTCATATACATTTAGTAAAAATGCTGGATGAATTTTATTTGGGAACGAAATACCTTGTTATAGAAGTAAAAGACAGTGGTGCATGGCGAGGAGAGATATGGAAAAATATCATCACTTATGGTATGGTTGTCTTTATCTTTTTTATGCTGTTCGGACTCTATCTTGCTAAACTGTTTTTAAAACCGATGCGGGATTCCATTGTACTGTTAGACAGGTTTATTAAGGATACGACACATGAACTTAATACACCGCTCTCTGCGATACTGGCAAATATAGAGATGATGGATACCGATGTGATGGTAGAGAAAAATAAGACCAAACTGGCACGTATCAATATTGCAGCCAAAACGGTTTCTGTACTCTACAAAGACCTCACCTATCTTATGCTGGAAGAAGATCAGCAGAACCATGACGAAGAGATCGAGATCAAAGAGCTCATCTATAACAGAGTAGAGTATTTCTCTGTTCTGGCGCAGTCAAAACATATAGCCTATGATCTGGATCTGGAAGAGTCAACGATCATGATGGATAGAAGAAAATTGACCAGAGTCATAGATAACCTGATATCCAATGCGATCAAATATAACAAACGTAACGGTACCATAGGCATACGATCAAGAGAAGGGTTGTTAGTAGTCTGGGATACAGGTATAGGGATACATGAAGAAAAAGTACCTTATATTTTCGATCGCTATATGAGATTTAATAACAGTGAAGGTGGTTTTGGTATCGGTCTGAGTATTGTTAAAAAAATAGTGGATGAATACCATATCTCAATAGAGGTAGACTCAAAAGAGGGAGAGGGTACAAAAATGGTGTTAAGATGGTAA
- a CDS encoding DEAD/DEAH box helicase has translation MSLATLGLSAEILKALNEKGYESATPIQKALIPAMFTGRDIMAGAQTGTGKTAGFSLPILQELSKHFVEGQHYPKAVILVPTRELAKQVHASIEAYGKYLPLKSIVLYGGANLTSQANRLKAGIDIIVATSGRLLEHIGQKNINLESVAYLVLDEADTILDMGFVHEVGKILQHLPDKRQNVLISATLSGSVKRLAEQILQKPKLIEIDSMGTSAHTVEQIVYPVEKEKKTELLSYLIGSRNYKQVLVFTRKKEVADEVSKELNLSGLITAVIHGGKTSGERSRALEGFKEGKVRVLVATDIAARGLDIPALGVVMNYDIPHVTGDYIHRIGRTGRAGAKGLAITLISPLEMVALKDVERLMGKRIPQEKLEGYAPKEIAKQKGARKNPNEYKKTDGAFGKKKTKTATAPKSKKRKTTKRDGFKAFDVAKPKIEKNKKRGRGRK, from the coding sequence TTGTCATTAGCTACACTTGGGTTATCTGCAGAGATCTTAAAAGCACTGAATGAGAAAGGCTATGAGTCTGCTACGCCTATCCAAAAAGCACTGATCCCCGCTATGTTCACGGGTCGTGATATCATGGCCGGTGCACAGACGGGGACAGGAAAGACAGCAGGTTTTTCACTCCCTATACTCCAGGAACTCAGTAAACATTTTGTTGAAGGACAACACTACCCCAAAGCAGTCATTTTGGTACCTACACGGGAACTCGCCAAACAGGTACATGCAAGTATAGAAGCGTATGGAAAGTACCTCCCTTTAAAAAGTATAGTGCTCTATGGCGGAGCAAACTTAACTTCACAGGCGAATAGACTAAAAGCAGGGATAGATATTATCGTCGCTACGAGCGGACGTCTCTTGGAACATATAGGGCAAAAAAATATCAATCTTGAAAGTGTTGCATACTTAGTCTTAGATGAGGCAGATACGATTCTGGATATGGGCTTTGTGCATGAGGTGGGTAAGATACTTCAGCATCTCCCGGATAAACGGCAGAATGTACTTATCTCGGCAACACTTTCAGGATCTGTCAAAAGACTGGCAGAGCAGATACTCCAAAAACCCAAGCTCATAGAAATCGACAGTATGGGAACTTCTGCTCATACTGTAGAACAGATCGTCTACCCTGTCGAGAAAGAGAAAAAAACTGAGCTACTCTCCTACCTTATAGGTTCACGAAATTATAAGCAGGTACTTGTCTTCACCCGTAAAAAAGAAGTTGCAGATGAAGTAAGTAAAGAGTTGAATCTTTCAGGGCTTATAACAGCAGTGATCCACGGTGGTAAAACATCAGGTGAAAGATCTAGAGCATTAGAAGGCTTTAAAGAAGGAAAAGTACGGGTACTAGTTGCGACCGACATCGCAGCTCGAGGACTGGATATACCTGCCTTAGGTGTCGTCATGAATTATGATATCCCCCACGTTACAGGAGACTACATACACCGTATAGGACGTACGGGAAGGGCAGGGGCAAAAGGATTGGCCATTACGCTCATCTCACCTCTAGAAATGGTCGCTCTTAAAGATGTGGAGCGTCTTATGGGCAAGCGTATTCCTCAAGAAAAACTGGAAGGATATGCCCCCAAAGAGATAGCGAAACAAAAAGGTGCTCGTAAAAATCCCAATGAATATAAAAAGACGGATGGGGCTTTTGGAAAAAAGAAAACCAAGACAGCGACTGCACCTAAAAGTAAAAAACGTAAAACAACCAAACGCGACGGGTTTAAAGCATTTGATGTTGCAAAACCGAAGATAGAGAAGAATAAAAAACGAGGTAGAGGAAGAAAGTAA
- a CDS encoding M48 family metallopeptidase: MINGKWYAQGSAASLDATLAVTSEHTYVIRVENGAVYEGSLSVLNVDNRLGNTERKITLEDGSIFATKENDLIDKIFKKHLLSNGIIHTLESKLRWVFVALVITVFTTFGFFKWGVPWSSTKIAHLLPHETNELIATHTLEFLDKYIFKKSKISQSKMEEIRQHFTSTLVPLSEDQEINYRVHFRLWRDGNVSIPNALALPSGDIILTDKFVELSKSQDEIDSVLLHEMGHVIHRHTLKMVIESTFITVATMMIVGDSNGLADMGVGLGSLLVSSSYSRGHESEADIYAFEQMLAAKIDPIAFSDIMNRMMSYMERPSKNDKNSETSDEDVLDYLSSHPATKERVEVAQQYSQCFKKGLTTCEIVSVPQ; the protein is encoded by the coding sequence ATGATAAATGGCAAGTGGTATGCACAAGGAAGTGCAGCATCTTTGGATGCGACACTTGCTGTAACATCAGAACATACTTATGTGATCAGGGTAGAAAACGGTGCTGTCTATGAAGGTAGCTTATCTGTATTAAACGTAGACAATAGACTGGGAAATACAGAACGAAAGATCACACTTGAAGATGGCTCCATCTTCGCTACCAAAGAGAATGACCTTATCGATAAAATATTTAAAAAACATCTGTTAAGCAATGGCATTATCCATACGCTGGAATCAAAGTTGAGGTGGGTTTTTGTTGCACTTGTGATCACGGTATTTACTACATTTGGGTTTTTTAAATGGGGTGTGCCCTGGAGCAGCACAAAGATCGCACATCTATTGCCACATGAAACTAATGAACTTATTGCCACGCATACTTTGGAATTTCTTGATAAGTATATATTTAAAAAAAGCAAAATTTCTCAATCAAAAATGGAAGAGATACGTCAACATTTTACATCAACCTTGGTTCCGTTAAGTGAAGATCAAGAGATCAACTACAGAGTGCATTTCCGTTTATGGCGTGATGGAAATGTCAGCATACCTAATGCCTTGGCATTGCCTTCAGGGGATATTATCTTAACAGATAAATTTGTAGAGTTATCAAAGAGTCAGGATGAAATTGATTCTGTACTACTGCATGAGATGGGACATGTTATCCATCGTCATACTTTAAAGATGGTGATAGAAAGTACATTTATTACAGTGGCAACAATGATGATTGTAGGAGACAGTAATGGATTGGCAGATATGGGGGTAGGGCTAGGTTCACTTCTGGTAAGTAGCAGCTATTCTCGTGGTCATGAGTCTGAAGCAGATATCTATGCATTTGAGCAGATGCTTGCAGCAAAGATCGATCCTATTGCATTTTCAGATATTATGAATCGTATGATGTCCTATATGGAGCGACCAAGCAAAAATGATAAGAACAGTGAAACGTCTGATGAGGATGTTTTGGATTATTTATCTTCTCATCCTGCTACCAAAGAGCGTGTCGAGGTAGCACAACAGTACAGTCAGTGTTTCAAAAAAGGTTTGACTACCTGTGAAATAGTCTCAGTGCCTCAATAA
- the trxC gene encoding thioredoxin TrxC, translated as MNVNVVCPHCLKVNRIPKKASYSKANCGGCKNSLLKSAPVSVDADKLGTFVANSEIPVIVDFWAPWCGPCLQMAPAFEEVALAMPLQAQFVKVNTDEQQVLGAQYGIQSIPTLIVFKNGKEVDRVSGALDAGRLQSWVRQYL; from the coding sequence ATGAATGTTAATGTTGTATGTCCACATTGTCTCAAAGTGAACCGTATACCTAAGAAAGCATCATACAGTAAAGCGAACTGTGGCGGATGTAAGAACTCTTTGCTGAAGAGTGCACCTGTCTCTGTAGATGCAGATAAGCTGGGTACCTTTGTAGCGAACTCGGAAATTCCTGTAATCGTTGATTTTTGGGCTCCTTGGTGTGGACCTTGTCTGCAGATGGCTCCTGCTTTTGAAGAAGTTGCTTTGGCAATGCCGCTTCAGGCGCAGTTCGTGAAGGTCAATACGGATGAACAGCAGGTCCTAGGTGCCCAGTACGGTATACAGAGCATACCTACGCTCATCGTGTTTAAAAATGGTAAAGAGGTGGATAGAGTGAGTGGTGCGTTAGATGCCGGTAGACTACAAAGCTGGGTAAGGCAGTATCTGTAG
- a CDS encoding YjgN family protein, producing MKSLKFEGSGREYFKIWIVNVLLTIVTLGFYYPWAKVRNRRYFYANSILDGRNFEYHATGKQLFIGFLVAMSLFVVYVVIQQVSPMGNLILIGALFVAIPWIIWRSMMFNMRMTSFSNVRFGFVGKLRDSYMNFFVYPALLMIGYVVLAIGVEVLMPILGVGLTSLISFIVFLTFIVFAVSFIKKKNTEYAINLSRYGQGIFQTNIQIKEFMNIMVKTIGIALLTMFITALIIGALVYATVGLETLVSIQEAANDPQMMQAQMAAIVPIIGLAYLGMILASMFIMAYYMTRQRTYVYENTTLDDAISFGSTLKAKQFAWVMMTNFLAVIATLGLAMPWAKVRVARVMLENTQVHTDAGFDQYMTQRQNEASSLGEQIGDAFDVDVGLGF from the coding sequence ATGAAATCATTAAAATTTGAGGGAAGCGGTAGAGAGTATTTCAAAATATGGATCGTGAATGTACTCTTAACGATCGTGACATTAGGATTCTATTATCCATGGGCAAAAGTGCGTAACCGCCGCTATTTTTATGCCAATTCTATACTCGATGGCAGAAATTTTGAGTACCATGCAACTGGGAAACAACTCTTTATAGGTTTTTTGGTGGCAATGAGTCTTTTTGTTGTATATGTAGTGATCCAACAGGTTTCACCTATGGGAAATCTTATTTTGATCGGTGCTTTATTTGTAGCGATACCTTGGATAATATGGAGAAGTATGATGTTCAATATGCGTATGACAAGTTTTTCGAATGTGCGCTTTGGTTTTGTGGGTAAACTTCGTGATTCTTATATGAATTTCTTTGTCTATCCTGCTCTTTTAATGATCGGTTATGTGGTGTTGGCTATTGGTGTTGAGGTATTGATGCCTATATTAGGTGTCGGATTGACGTCTCTGATCTCATTTATTGTCTTTTTAACTTTTATTGTTTTTGCCGTCTCTTTTATAAAAAAGAAAAATACTGAATATGCCATTAATCTCTCACGTTATGGACAGGGTATATTTCAAACAAATATCCAGATAAAAGAGTTTATGAACATTATGGTCAAAACGATAGGTATAGCTCTATTGACTATGTTTATCACAGCATTGATCATAGGTGCTTTGGTCTATGCAACGGTAGGACTTGAGACACTTGTTTCTATCCAGGAAGCAGCCAATGATCCTCAAATGATGCAGGCCCAGATGGCTGCTATTGTGCCTATTATAGGATTAGCTTATTTAGGGATGATACTTGCATCCATGTTTATTATGGCATATTATATGACCAGACAGCGTACCTATGTGTATGAAAATACCACTTTAGATGATGCAATTTCCTTTGGTTCTACACTCAAAGCAAAACAATTCGCATGGGTCATGATGACAAACTTTTTGGCTGTTATCGCAACATTAGGTCTTGCTATGCCATGGGCCAAAGTAAGGGTTGCAAGGGTCATGTTGGAAAACACACAAGTGCATACGGATGCAGGATTTGACCAATATATGACACAAAGACAAAATGAAGCGTCATCATTGGGAGAACAGATAGGTGATGCTTTTGATGTAGATGTAGGACTGGGATTTTAG
- a CDS encoding acylphosphatase yields the protein MEWYRFIIFGKVQGVFYRKFVSQAMMKKQYKGYIQNLDDGTVEVVAEVFDDDFNTFMAILNEGSPSSLVEDIRYEIIEDAEFTTDGFEIRY from the coding sequence ATGGAGTGGTATAGATTTATTATTTTTGGTAAAGTACAAGGTGTATTTTATCGCAAGTTTGTTTCTCAGGCTATGATGAAAAAACAATATAAGGGATACATACAGAACCTTGATGATGGTACCGTTGAGGTTGTCGCTGAAGTATTTGATGATGATTTCAATACGTTTATGGCTATTTTGAATGAAGGATCACCATCGAGTTTGGTAGAGGATATCCGATATGAGATCATTGAAGATGCAGAATTCACAACCGATGGTTTTGAGATACGATATTAG
- the truD gene encoding tRNA pseudouridine(13) synthase TruD, with the protein MITSLFRYNSSMNHIKTYAYNHTPLKFDFKQTVERFFVEEIPLYTFTGTGNFLILKIKKTDMSTWKLVTVLAKATGLQERDIGYAGLKDKNATTIQYISLPKKYEKELNKNLTTEKIEILERTYNKAPIKIGHLKGNRFSIVLHDIAENEAKFFNTTAKKMQVDGIPNYYGYQRFGEDSRSYLQGKEIAHSGKRLKGSKEKLLVSAYQSYLYNKWLASRVKLSAIIRDHKVEAAAKKLQYPLELVKVLAKQPQFFKLFIGDVIMPYPYGKSDYVKEMQQSAQAFEQKKISPTGLLCGANALRAKSDAYHLEEAYDDTDLNTLKGDRRFAWIWPQDVETMYDTHTKKLTVEFYLPKGSYATTFLEEIGKFSLKEV; encoded by the coding sequence ATGATCACATCATTATTTCGCTATAATTCCTCCATGAATCACATTAAAACCTACGCCTATAACCATACCCCTCTCAAGTTTGACTTTAAACAGACTGTCGAACGATTTTTTGTTGAGGAGATACCTCTTTACACTTTTACCGGTACTGGAAATTTTCTCATACTCAAGATCAAGAAAACCGATATGAGCACATGGAAACTGGTTACAGTCCTTGCTAAGGCAACTGGTCTTCAAGAGCGTGATATCGGTTATGCAGGACTTAAAGACAAAAATGCCACCACCATACAATACATTTCTCTTCCAAAAAAGTACGAAAAGGAACTGAACAAAAACCTTACAACAGAGAAGATCGAGATACTAGAACGTACCTACAACAAAGCACCAATCAAAATAGGACACCTTAAAGGTAACCGTTTCTCCATTGTCTTGCATGATATTGCTGAAAATGAAGCAAAGTTTTTCAATACCACAGCAAAAAAAATGCAAGTGGATGGCATACCCAACTATTATGGGTACCAGCGTTTCGGTGAAGACAGCCGTTCCTATCTCCAGGGCAAAGAGATAGCCCATTCAGGGAAACGTCTGAAAGGCAGTAAAGAAAAACTGCTTGTCTCCGCTTACCAGAGCTACCTTTACAATAAATGGCTGGCTTCAAGAGTAAAGCTCTCTGCCATCATCAGAGACCATAAAGTAGAAGCAGCAGCAAAAAAGCTCCAATATCCACTGGAACTTGTTAAAGTTTTGGCCAAGCAGCCTCAGTTTTTCAAACTCTTTATCGGTGATGTTATCATGCCTTATCCTTATGGAAAAAGTGATTACGTGAAAGAGATGCAGCAAAGTGCCCAAGCCTTCGAACAAAAGAAGATCTCCCCTACCGGACTGTTATGTGGGGCCAATGCGCTAAGGGCTAAAAGTGATGCCTACCATCTTGAAGAAGCCTATGATGATACAGACTTGAACACACTAAAAGGAGACAGACGTTTTGCATGGATCTGGCCTCAAGATGTAGAAACAATGTATGATACTCATACGAAAAAACTTACCGTTGAGTTTTATCTTCCTAAAGGTTCCTATGCTACTACATTTTTGGAAGAGATCGGGAAGTTTTCTTTGAAGGAAGTATAA
- a CDS encoding DUF4395 domain-containing protein, protein MKKYIYFGESVDGYDIPVLNEREARAGAGILLLPAIASFVNSYITHNFIFTKIFVTVFMIDFFIRIFINPNYAPSLIIGRFFVQNQTPEYVGAKQKRFAWSIGFLLSLIMFFIIVIFEIMTTIKIGICLLCITFLFSETAFGICIGCILYQKIQKNKPLYCPGNVCVVKTKDKIQQFSKLQMTSLVLFFTGLYFLSDSMNHAKDPNIEEERYMKQMKCETGKCGSSM, encoded by the coding sequence ATGAAGAAATATATCTATTTTGGTGAATCGGTAGACGGGTATGACATACCTGTACTGAATGAACGTGAAGCACGTGCAGGTGCAGGAATATTACTTTTGCCGGCTATTGCATCATTTGTAAATTCATATATAACACATAATTTTATTTTTACAAAAATTTTTGTAACGGTCTTTATGATAGACTTTTTTATACGTATCTTTATCAACCCAAACTATGCACCTAGCCTCATTATAGGTCGTTTTTTCGTCCAAAATCAAACACCGGAATATGTGGGTGCCAAACAAAAAAGATTTGCGTGGTCAATCGGGTTTTTACTTTCATTAATTATGTTCTTCATTATTGTAATATTTGAGATCATGACTACAATTAAAATTGGTATCTGTCTACTCTGTATTACATTTTTATTTAGTGAGACTGCATTTGGCATATGTATAGGTTGCATACTCTATCAGAAGATACAAAAGAACAAACCACTCTATTGTCCAGGTAATGTCTGTGTGGTCAAAACTAAAGACAAGATACAACAATTCTCTAAACTGCAAATGACAAGCTTAGTCCTGTTTTTTACAGGTCTATATTTTTTAAGTGATAGTATGAATCACGCTAAAGATCCTAATATAGAAGAAGAGAGATACATGAAACAAATGAAATGTGAAACAGGAAAATGTGGAAGTAGTATGTAA
- a CDS encoding sulfite exporter TauE/SafE family protein, whose protein sequence is MGNIDLIIILTTAFLGSVGHCIGMCGGIVVAYSSTKIDQKTSYLQQTSAHLAYNFGRVTTYAILGAIFGYVGQVVAFTPTTKGILFLITGILMILAGLSLIGNLKFLNSAEWSVSKYAWFQNSFRKLMSDKSYLSFYLLGLLNGMIPCGLVYSFAIFAASTADPVSGALVMATFGLATIPALFFLGFLTKILQKGSLRGTMMKLAALLVILYGGITLYKGYNFIAHPQMMKERMKKMHEGSTDGTLTGQFNGMKCAPGKCG, encoded by the coding sequence ATGGGCAATATAGATTTAATTATTATCTTAACAACCGCTTTTTTAGGAAGCGTTGGACATTGTATTGGAATGTGTGGCGGGATCGTAGTTGCATATTCTTCTACAAAAATAGATCAAAAAACAAGTTATCTGCAACAGACTTCTGCACACTTGGCTTACAACTTTGGACGTGTAACCACCTATGCTATTTTAGGCGCTATATTTGGTTATGTGGGACAAGTGGTCGCTTTTACACCTACCACCAAAGGGATACTTTTTCTCATCACCGGTATACTGATGATACTTGCAGGTCTTTCACTTATAGGAAATCTTAAATTTCTCAATTCTGCTGAATGGTCCGTCTCCAAATATGCCTGGTTTCAAAACAGCTTCAGAAAACTGATGTCAGACAAATCGTATCTAAGCTTTTATCTTTTAGGGTTGCTCAATGGTATGATTCCTTGTGGACTTGTCTACTCTTTCGCTATTTTTGCGGCAAGTACTGCTGATCCTGTTTCAGGTGCTTTGGTCATGGCAACCTTTGGACTGGCTACCATCCCCGCGCTTTTCTTTTTAGGCTTCCTCACAAAGATCCTGCAAAAAGGATCCCTACGTGGTACCATGATGAAGCTTGCAGCTCTGCTAGTCATTCTCTATGGAGGAATTACCCTGTATAAAGGCTACAACTTCATCGCACATCCACAAATGATGAAAGAGAGAATGAAAAAAATGCATGAAGGAAGTACCGATGGCACATTGACAGGACAATTTAACGGTATGAAATGTGCTCCGGGGAAATGTGGTTAA
- the msrA gene encoding peptide-methionine (S)-S-oxide reductase MsrA, translating into MTKELIVGGGCFWCTEAVFELLKGVNDVESGYANGHTPNPTYRDICTGDTGYAEVIKITYDDSIITVDTLLEIFFVIHDPTTLNRQGADRGTQYRSTILYTEEETKKAAEATMEAAQAEWNDPIVTKIEPLENYYKAEAYHQDYYQQNPMQGYCMAVIPPKLQKLKAKFGKEVK; encoded by the coding sequence ATGACAAAAGAACTCATAGTCGGTGGTGGATGTTTCTGGTGTACGGAAGCAGTATTTGAATTACTCAAAGGTGTGAATGATGTGGAAAGTGGGTACGCAAATGGACATACACCCAATCCAACCTACAGAGATATCTGTACAGGTGATACAGGGTATGCAGAGGTCATTAAGATCACATATGATGACAGCATCATTACCGTAGACACGTTACTGGAGATCTTTTTTGTCATACACGACCCTACCACACTCAACCGGCAAGGCGCGGACAGAGGCACACAATACCGATCAACCATCCTCTATACTGAGGAAGAGACCAAAAAGGCTGCCGAGGCGACGATGGAAGCAGCACAAGCAGAGTGGAATGATCCTATCGTCACCAAGATCGAACCGCTTGAGAACTACTACAAAGCTGAAGCGTACCATCAGGACTATTACCAGCAAAATCCTATGCAGGGGTACTGCATGGCAGTCATCCCTCCAAAACTACAGAAACTCAAAGCGAAGTTTGGCAAAGAGGTGAAGTAA
- a CDS encoding c-type cytochrome translates to MKKIAIAMLLAGSTLLMADGAAAYAKCIGCHGANGEKAALGKSAIITGQDAAKTVEQLNGYKAGTLNQHGMGGLMKGQVASMDDATIKAVADYIAAMK, encoded by the coding sequence ATGAAAAAAATCGCAATCGCAATGTTACTTGCTGGATCTACACTACTTATGGCTGATGGTGCTGCTGCTTACGCTAAATGTATCGGTTGTCACGGTGCAAACGGAGAAAAAGCTGCTTTAGGTAAATCTGCTATTATCACAGGTCAAGATGCAGCTAAAACAGTTGAACAACTTAACGGTTATAAAGCAGGTACACTTAACCAACACGGTATGGGTGGTCTTATGAAAGGTCAAGTAGCTTCTATGGATGATGCTACTATCAAAGCTGTTGCAGATTACATTGCAGCAATGAAATAA
- a CDS encoding response regulator transcription factor — MSKILLLEDDANLNDTVTEFLEEKGHEVVSVYDGYEAQEKLYESKYDLLLLDVNTPGMNGFDLLKEARENDVVAPAIFITSLDSVDDLEKGFESGCDDYIRKPFALKELQIRVETLLKRAFYHESKELIKIAKDIAYDIKNNELIINGKTVSLGHKESMLLKLFMKNEDEVIVHERIYKHLWDFDEEPSDTALRTYIKNLRKIIGKERIVSIKKQGYKFTVEK; from the coding sequence ATGAGTAAAATATTATTGCTGGAAGATGATGCCAATCTCAATGACACCGTCACAGAATTTCTGGAAGAGAAGGGTCATGAGGTGGTCAGTGTCTATGATGGATACGAAGCACAGGAAAAATTATATGAGAGTAAGTATGATTTGCTTCTTTTGGATGTCAACACCCCAGGTATGAATGGTTTTGATCTTTTAAAAGAGGCAAGAGAGAATGACGTGGTCGCACCGGCTATTTTCATCACATCTTTAGATTCAGTGGATGACCTAGAAAAAGGTTTTGAAAGCGGATGTGATGACTACATACGTAAACCTTTTGCTTTGAAAGAACTGCAGATACGTGTGGAAACACTGCTTAAACGTGCTTTTTATCATGAATCCAAAGAGTTGATAAAGATTGCAAAAGATATTGCCTATGACATTAAAAATAATGAACTGATCATCAATGGCAAAACGGTATCTTTGGGACATAAAGAGTCTATGCTTCTTAAACTTTTTATGAAAAATGAGGATGAGGTCATTGTCCATGAACGTATCTATAAACATTTATGGGATTTTGATGAGGAACCTAGTGATACGGCACTTCGTACTTACATTAAAAATCTTCGCAAAATCATAGGTAAGGAAAGAATTGTTAGCATTAAAAAACAAGGCTACAAATTCACTGTTGAGAAGTGA